The genomic interval TCGGCCGAGTCGATGCCGTCGACATCGTGGCCAAAGGCGACCAGCAGCGGGCCGCGATCTGGCTGCGACCCGGCATCGCCTCCGCTATTCCGGCCAACGTCGCCGCTCGGGTCATCCCGAACAACCTTTTCGGCGTGACGGCGATCGAACTGGTCGACACCGGGCCGACCACGCAGACCTTGCGCGCGGGAGCCACCATCGCCGAGGACACCAGCGCGACAACCGTGCAGCTCCAAACGACATTGAACGTCCTGCGCAACGTCCTGAACAACATCCAGCCCGAGAAATTAGGGCGGGTACTGGCCACGCTCGCGGCCGCACTCGACCCTGCGGCGCGGGTGCCCGGTTCGACAATCGAGCGCCTGGACCACTGGATGACCGAGGTCCGCGCACTGCCCGCCATGGCGGATCTCCTCGGTGATCTGGGGCGCGCGGCGACCGCGCTGAGCCAATCCGCGCCCGAACTGGTCGGCGTGCTGTCGGAGTCGGTGACCACGGCCAAGACGCTGACCGAGGAGCGTGCTTCGCTCATCGCGATGTTGACCAGCGGCGGCGCGGCGGTCGACACGGTGAATTCGCTGTTCGCGGCGAACCCGGATTCGGGCAAGTTCCTGGTCTCGGGATTGAACGAGTTGTTCGGCAGCCTCGCCAAGGACACCGAAGCAATTCCGTTCGCGATATCGAATCTCAACACGGCACTGCAGCGGCTGCTCCCGGTGTTCACCTTTGGTTCCAGCCGTCAGATGGCGTGGAAAATGGATGTGAGTTTCACGCCCTTCCAGCAGTACACAGCGAAGGATTGCCCGCGTTACGGAGATGTCGCCGGCCCGCGGTGCGGCGGCGCCAGCGTGCCGGAAGTTGCCCCGGAACAACAGTATCCGCAGCAGATGTTGCCGCAGCACCTCGCGTCGGCCGGGCCCGCCCCGGTCCTCGCTCCCGGCGTCCTGGGCATTCCCGGCGCGCCGGCCGTTCCCGGACTCCCCTCGCTGCCGAT from Nocardia goodfellowii carries:
- a CDS encoding MlaD family protein, whose amino-acid sequence is MLLDPSGRGPTARQLTLAGLAMLTAIAGALYLLALRYDGRFEAKVPVTAVLTSTGDGLPENADVKFRGMIVGRVDAVDIVAKGDQQRAAIWLRPGIASAIPANVAARVIPNNLFGVTAIELVDTGPTTQTLRAGATIAEDTSATTVQLQTTLNVLRNVLNNIQPEKLGRVLATLAAALDPAARVPGSTIERLDHWMTEVRALPAMADLLGDLGRAATALSQSAPELVGVLSESVTTAKTLTEERASLIAMLTSGGAAVDTVNSLFAANPDSGKFLVSGLNELFGSLAKDTEAIPFAISNLNTALQRLLPVFTFGSSRQMAWKMDVSFTPFQQYTAKDCPRYGDVAGPRCGGASVPEVAPEQQYPQQMLPQHLASAGPAPVLAPGVLGIPGAPAVPGLPSLPMVPGLPVIPGITAPAAQTTPTTPNGTAGPIALRGNAAVAAVVGGEPTMAQLLLLGPALHGGYIEIADVPTTVSEK